CCACCCACTCTTCAGAACTTGAAGTATCGCTTCCATGGTGGGCCACTTTTAATACATCAGCCTGGATGCCTGGATAAGACTCCATTAGCTCCTCTTCGTTCTCAGTTGATATATCACCAGTAAATAACCAGGTTAACCCTCCGATTTCACTCCATAAAACCAGAGAGTTATCATTAGGGTTACCGGAATCATCTTTGGGGTAAAGCACCCGAAAAGAATGGTCCGCAATAATAATTCGATCTTCAGGTCTTACACGGACAATTTCTACCCCCTCTTCATCTGCTTCATAATAATCACTGACAAATAATTCACTCACACGAAATGTTTCAACCATTGCCTGGACACTTCCGCTGTGATCTATATCCTTATGTGAAACAAATATACCATCAATGGATCGTATCCCACGTGATTTTAAGTAAGGGGTAATAATCTGTTCAACTGTTTTATTTTTATCCTTACTAAAAACAGGCGGCCCACCCGCATCCACTATGATTATCCCTCTCCGATAAGGAAGTTCCACTACAAAGCAATCTCCCTGTCCAATGTCCAGCATTGTCACTTTGCCACCGGGCGAAATATAAGGTAGTACACTAAAGAATAGAAGTACGCATACAGCAATTATCCCGGCTGTAAAACCTCTGAACAAACGTTCCCTTACCCACTCCTTCATCATGAATCCGAAGCAGAATAGATACATAACGATATACAAGGGTTCCAGCTCTCCTACAATCCATTGAATATTAAAGGGAGTACTTATAGTCTGAAGAGTGTGAAGAATTTTTTCGTGGGGGTAAATAATTAATTTAGAGAACCAATATGCAAGTTCGGGAGTGGTCAGACAAACGCAGAATAAAATTAAGAGCAGTGGGATGACAATAAATGAGAAGTAAGGAACTATAAACAGATTGGCAAATAGTGAAAGGGGATTAAATTCGTAGAAATAGGAAAGTTGAATAGGAAGTATAGACAATTGACTAATTAAGCTAATGTAAGCTGACTGTACAAATACAAATGGAGACCTTTCAATAATGGGGAGAGAATAAATTAAACTCATGGTAACTAAAAAAGAAAACTGAAATCCAACATTTGTGAAGTAACCCGGTGACAATAACAATAAGCTTATAGCTACCAGGGATAAAAGATCTGTTATTGGAATTTTTATTTTTATCTTCCTGAAAATCAGGATAAGGAAAGCCATTAGTGAAGCCCGCACCACAGAAGGAGCTGCTCCAGCTAAAAAACAATAGCCCGGAAGCATGAGAATTACAAGTAATCTGGCCTGCTCAATAGTTCCAAGACCCGTACGATATATAAGAATGTATAAGCCTCCAATAGTTAATCCAACATGAAGACCTGATATGGCGAGGATATGGGACAGATTAAAAGCTCTAAACCATTCTATGGTCGATTCCTTAAGGTGCTTAGACTCTCCAAAAATCAGTGCCGCCATCCAGGGGTAAGCCTGAGCATCCACTACGTTTTCCACGTGCACCATGAGGTTATTGCGCCATTCATAGAGATAACTAAGGAGAGATCGATCCTTGCATGATAATCCATCAGTACCTTCGATTTCGATTTGAGAGTATATTTCTTGATTAGCTAAAAACGCCTGGTAATTAAACTGCCCCGGGTTCGTTGCCTTGTCTATCTCTTCTCTATTGCCTTCCAGACTGCAGACCGCTCCATGGTGCCAGGTTTGCGGACGATCCTCTGGTTCCATTTGATTATTGAAAAGAATCACCATTGCTTTCTCTTTTGAATCCTGCAGTGTAACTTCCATTTGAATCGTTTGAGGGGTCTCTTTCACATCTGAGGAGATCGTTGCTGATAGCAGTCCTGTTGGACCTGGTTTAATGGAGGTAGGTGTCAAAGGGGACAAATAATAGTAGCCAAACAGACAAAAACATAGAAGGACAGCAACATACGGCCAGGATTGCCTTATGAAGAAAATCCAGCCGATCACTATACTGAGCAGTAACCAGAACGGCGTTCCTGATAAACGGACAAGTACCCCGCCCAAAACAAAAGCAGTGACGGGGATATGCCAACTTCCTTTTCCGATCATTTTTTTTCCATCAGCTGAAATAAATTCCCAGCTTTCTTTTTGACGCTCTCCACATCAGGATCATTATGATCTTCAAGTTTATCAATCAATTCCTCCACAAGCTTTTGTTGTTCGTAATGCACAGGATCCGTCTCAAGAGGGACTTTCTCGGCTGTGACACCTGCCTGCTCTAATAATTCAATCGCATATGGGTGATTTTTGTAATCTTCACTGTAATATACGGCTTGTATCCCAGCCTGGATAATAGCTTTTGTACAATGCAGACAGGGAAAGTGAGTAACATAAATTTCTGATCCTTCAGCTGCTACACCGAATTTCGCACACTGAAGCAGTGCATTCATTTCTGCATGAATCGTACGCACACAATGTCCATCAATCACATAACATCCTTCATCTATGCAATGAACACCTCCAGAGACGCTTCCATTATATCCGCCGGCAATCATCCGTTT
The Halobacillus halophilus DSM 2266 DNA segment above includes these coding regions:
- a CDS encoding ComE operon protein 2 codes for the protein MERISWNQYFMAQSHLLKSRSTCERLAVGAIIVRDKRMIAGGYNGSVSGGVHCIDEGCYVIDGHCVRTIHAEMNALLQCAKFGVAAEGSEIYVTHFPCLHCTKAIIQAGIQAVYYSEDYKNHPYAIELLEQAGVTAEKVPLETDPVHYEQQKLVEELIDKLEDHNDPDVESVKKKAGNLFQLMEKK
- a CDS encoding DNA internalization-related competence protein ComEC/Rec2 — protein: MIGKGSWHIPVTAFVLGGVLVRLSGTPFWLLLSIVIGWIFFIRQSWPYVAVLLCFCLFGYYYLSPLTPTSIKPGPTGLLSATISSDVKETPQTIQMEVTLQDSKEKAMVILFNNQMEPEDRPQTWHHGAVCSLEGNREEIDKATNPGQFNYQAFLANQEIYSQIEIEGTDGLSCKDRSLLSYLYEWRNNLMVHVENVVDAQAYPWMAALIFGESKHLKESTIEWFRAFNLSHILAISGLHVGLTIGGLYILIYRTGLGTIEQARLLVILMLPGYCFLAGAAPSVVRASLMAFLILIFRKIKIKIPITDLLSLVAISLLLLSPGYFTNVGFQFSFLVTMSLIYSLPIIERSPFVFVQSAYISLISQLSILPIQLSYFYEFNPLSLFANLFIVPYFSFIVIPLLLILFCVCLTTPELAYWFSKLIIYPHEKILHTLQTISTPFNIQWIVGELEPLYIVMYLFCFGFMMKEWVRERLFRGFTAGIIAVCVLLFFSVLPYISPGGKVTMLDIGQGDCFVVELPYRRGIIIVDAGGPPVFSKDKNKTVEQIITPYLKSRGIRSIDGIFVSHKDIDHSGSVQAMVETFRVSELFVSDYYEADEEGVEIVRVRPEDRIIIADHSFRVLYPKDDSGNPNDNSLVLWSEIGGLTWLFTGDISTENEEELMESYPGIQADVLKVAHHGSDTSSSEEWVEWLKPRINLISAGRDNRYGHPHGEVTQRLEKYGSLYVTKDHGAVQYTFSGSSGTFSTYLPYNASRE